The Sphingorhabdus sp. Alg231-15 genome has a segment encoding these proteins:
- a CDS encoding efflux RND transporter periplasmic adaptor subunit, translated as MIIKQAFSWMRLHPYVSGLIALVVIAILYKIIVPSPASYEYVTEPVSRGDVARIVSASGKLRALNTINVGSEISGQVTDVFVDFNSPVTAGQVLARIDPTRIEARVTQARAQVASARATLAQAEASIIRAQTDYEVQSSEYERQQQLADKGFVSKAGIDQARNALANARASLSTAKAQAQSGRAQIAQSEAELSSAQLDLDRTRIIAPTSGVVINKLVEPGTTVAASFQTPNLFEIAADTSRMQVEASVDEADIGQVRVDQLVRFTVDSYPDDTFVAKVGQIRKSATEEQNVVSYLVILDVDNKQGKLLTGMTANVEIVTGTKTNVLRVPAPAIRFRPRKEDRPEKDKDENKGSDAANAKKSGKKRTTEIWMASDDPYEPVRRTVTTGLAGEDFVEILKGVKEEEKVLVRSKNLENEDEDEDDLTDEDS; from the coding sequence GTGATTATCAAACAAGCATTTTCATGGATGCGTCTTCATCCTTACGTCTCTGGTCTTATCGCCCTTGTCGTCATCGCAATTCTGTACAAGATCATTGTTCCCTCACCGGCGAGTTATGAATATGTCACCGAACCCGTATCCCGCGGTGACGTAGCCCGTATCGTGTCAGCCAGCGGGAAATTGAGGGCACTCAACACAATCAATGTCGGATCGGAAATTTCCGGGCAAGTCACCGACGTCTTTGTCGACTTCAACTCTCCCGTGACGGCGGGACAAGTGCTCGCGCGGATCGATCCCACCCGGATCGAAGCGCGCGTCACACAAGCCAGGGCGCAAGTGGCCTCGGCACGCGCGACACTGGCACAGGCCGAAGCCTCGATTATCCGGGCGCAAACAGATTATGAAGTGCAAAGCAGTGAATATGAGCGGCAACAGCAACTTGCGGACAAAGGCTTTGTGTCCAAGGCGGGGATCGATCAGGCCCGCAATGCGCTGGCCAATGCCAGAGCGTCGCTGAGCACCGCAAAAGCACAGGCACAAAGCGGGCGCGCACAAATTGCGCAAAGTGAGGCAGAACTATCCTCTGCCCAGCTTGATCTCGACCGCACGCGAATCATCGCACCCACTAGCGGTGTAGTGATCAACAAGCTGGTTGAGCCTGGAACGACCGTGGCCGCCAGTTTCCAAACGCCCAACCTGTTTGAAATCGCTGCCGATACCAGCCGGATGCAAGTCGAAGCCTCAGTCGATGAAGCGGATATCGGGCAAGTCCGGGTGGACCAGCTGGTCCGCTTTACCGTGGATAGCTACCCTGATGATACATTTGTTGCGAAAGTGGGCCAGATCCGCAAATCAGCCACCGAAGAACAGAATGTCGTCAGCTATCTCGTGATCCTTGATGTTGACAATAAGCAAGGCAAATTGCTCACCGGGATGACTGCCAATGTTGAAATTGTAACTGGTACCAAAACAAACGTATTGCGCGTCCCGGCACCGGCCATCCGCTTTCGTCCGCGTAAAGAAGACCGGCCTGAAAAGGACAAGGATGAGAACAAGGGCAGCGATGCCGCCAACGCAAAGAAATCGGGTAAAAAACGCACCACCGAAATCTGGATGGCGAGCGACGACCCCTATGAGCCGGTTCGCCGGACCGTCACAACTGGCCTGGCTGGCGAGGACTTTGTCGAGATACTCAAGGGCGTGAAAGAAGAAGAAAAAGTCCTGGTTCGCTCGAAGAACCTTGAGAATGAAGATGAGGATGAGGACGATCTCACTGACGAGGACAGCTAG
- a CDS encoding ATP-binding cassette domain-containing protein, producing the protein MALVETQDLVKNYELGGETVRAVDGVSLSIDRGEYVAIMGASGSGKSTFMNMIGCLDIPTSGIVRIDGIATSDRDSDALAELRNQKIGFVFQQFNLLARTTALDNVAVPLIYAGLGNEARRDKAKAKLEEMGLGDRLDHSPAKLSGGQQQRVAIARALVTDPVILLADEPTGALDSKTSEDIMQIFQTLNEQGITIIVVTHEAEIADHAKRRIEFRDGKVIEDITIKKRRKAGA; encoded by the coding sequence ATGGCCCTTGTTGAAACACAGGATCTGGTAAAAAACTATGAACTGGGCGGAGAAACCGTCCGCGCTGTTGACGGCGTTTCCCTGTCGATAGATCGCGGCGAATATGTCGCGATCATGGGAGCCAGTGGGTCAGGCAAATCAACCTTCATGAACATGATTGGTTGCCTGGATATACCAACATCAGGAATTGTTCGCATTGATGGTATTGCCACCAGTGACCGGGATAGCGACGCACTGGCCGAGCTACGCAATCAGAAAATCGGGTTCGTATTTCAACAGTTTAATCTGCTGGCCCGTACAACCGCGCTCGACAATGTTGCGGTGCCGCTCATCTATGCAGGCCTGGGCAACGAGGCACGCCGGGACAAAGCAAAAGCGAAACTTGAAGAAATGGGACTTGGCGACAGGCTGGATCACAGCCCCGCAAAACTTTCCGGCGGGCAGCAACAGCGCGTGGCAATTGCTCGCGCACTGGTAACCGATCCCGTCATCCTGCTTGCCGACGAACCCACGGGTGCGCTCGATAGCAAGACCTCCGAAGACATCATGCAGATTTTTCAGACGCTGAATGAACAGGGAATCACGATCATTGTTGTCACCCATGAAGCGGAAATTGCCGATCATGCCAAACGGCGGATTGAATTTCGTGACGGCAAGGTGATTGAGGATATCACGATCAAGAAGCGCCGGAAGGCTGGCGCATGA
- a CDS encoding ABC transporter permease, which yields MMSNLAQKLSGWLVNVAIAMTALRTNLMRSILTTLGVMIGVFAVTLAVAVGSGAQVSVMQSINALGSNMALIFPQPDTGEGGRRSFDRGRLTMRDARAIEKQIGGIDDIAPQLRSNIQLIVAGRNASTNAVGTTPGYGKVSNLVAENGRFISEADVRSAARVVVLGPTVARKLFGDFDPIGETIRINRAPFTVIGVTESKGSSFGNDNDDIALMPISTMRQRFSGDSLAGPDDLQLLFVGFQDGVSLPEAKREMTKLLRERYRVRGKDINPFTIRTTEEFMKESAQVTGIFQIVLVAIASISLLVGGIGIMNIMLVSVTERTREIGLRMALGAKRSDIRNQFLVEAAVLCVIGGAMGLILAIAGGTALTVYADFPVPIGVGVGIGAIVFSAFIGLLFGGYPAVRASRLSPIEALRTE from the coding sequence ATGATGAGCAATCTGGCGCAAAAACTATCTGGCTGGCTGGTCAATGTGGCCATTGCGATGACGGCACTGCGGACCAATTTAATGCGATCGATACTGACCACATTAGGGGTTATGATCGGCGTATTTGCAGTGACACTGGCCGTCGCCGTCGGATCGGGCGCACAGGTATCGGTGATGCAGTCGATCAATGCGCTGGGGTCCAATATGGCATTGATATTCCCGCAACCGGATACCGGCGAAGGTGGACGGCGCTCCTTTGATCGCGGTCGCCTTACAATGCGCGATGCGCGTGCGATCGAAAAACAGATTGGCGGAATTGACGACATCGCTCCGCAACTGCGCTCGAACATTCAACTGATCGTCGCCGGACGCAATGCTTCGACCAACGCGGTCGGGACGACCCCGGGCTATGGTAAAGTCTCCAATCTTGTCGCCGAGAACGGCCGCTTCATTAGCGAAGCCGATGTTCGCTCTGCCGCACGTGTCGTCGTACTCGGGCCCACGGTCGCACGAAAATTATTCGGCGATTTTGATCCGATTGGCGAGACTATTCGCATCAACCGCGCGCCGTTTACTGTCATCGGCGTTACCGAGTCCAAGGGGTCAAGCTTTGGCAATGATAATGACGATATCGCGCTGATGCCGATCAGTACGATGCGGCAACGCTTTTCCGGGGACTCGTTAGCAGGGCCTGATGACTTGCAACTGCTGTTTGTCGGTTTTCAGGACGGTGTATCGCTGCCAGAAGCCAAACGCGAGATGACAAAATTGCTGCGCGAACGCTACCGTGTGCGCGGCAAGGATATCAACCCTTTCACTATCCGCACGACCGAGGAATTCATGAAAGAATCCGCCCAGGTTACCGGTATTTTCCAGATTGTCCTTGTTGCAATTGCTTCCATCTCACTCTTGGTCGGCGGGATTGGCATCATGAATATCATGCTCGTCAGTGTCACGGAACGCACCCGTGAAATCGGATTGCGCATGGCTCTCGGCGCCAAACGCAGCGATATCCGCAACCAGTTTCTGGTTGAGGCAGCTGTGCTCTGTGTGATTGGCGGCGCAATGGGGCTGATCCTCGCTATTGCCGGGGGCACGGCGCTTACCGTCTATGCGGATTTCCCGGTTCCTATCGGCGTTGGGGTCGGCATTGGCGCAATTGTCTTTTCCGCGTTTATCGGCTTGCTGTTCGGCGGTTACCCCGCCGTCCGTGCGTCGCGCCTGTCGCCGATCGAAGCGTTGCGCACAGAGTAA
- a CDS encoding DJ-1/PfpI family protein has protein sequence MTDTPQNKPAPFHIVFLLFDGITQLDFTGPAQFLARMPGAVVHTAAKALQPIQTDSGFAMLPNTSLADCPQANLLCVPGGFGTRDVMQDAETLQFLRDQADKAQYITSVCTGSLALGAAGLLDGKRATSHWAYTSLLEKLGATYEPARVVKDGNVITAGGVTSGIDFALTIIAEISGQQFAEAVQLGLEYDPHPPFNSGNPSVADPKLVQLLNDRNYGDVLKELQKVIDAS, from the coding sequence ATGACCGATACGCCCCAAAATAAACCCGCACCCTTCCACATCGTCTTTTTGTTGTTCGATGGTATCACGCAGCTAGACTTTACCGGACCAGCGCAGTTTCTGGCGCGCATGCCAGGCGCTGTCGTGCATACGGCTGCAAAAGCGCTGCAGCCCATTCAGACAGACAGCGGCTTTGCAATGCTGCCAAATACGAGCCTGGCCGATTGTCCACAAGCCAACCTTCTCTGCGTCCCTGGCGGCTTTGGCACACGCGATGTCATGCAGGATGCAGAGACACTGCAATTCCTGCGCGATCAGGCAGACAAGGCGCAATATATCACCTCTGTTTGTACCGGATCGCTGGCATTGGGTGCGGCGGGATTGCTTGATGGCAAGCGCGCAACCAGCCATTGGGCCTATACGTCCTTGCTTGAAAAACTCGGCGCAACTTATGAGCCGGCACGCGTTGTCAAAGATGGCAATGTCATTACCGCCGGCGGGGTGACTTCGGGAATTGATTTCGCCCTAACCATCATTGCCGAGATTTCGGGACAACAGTTTGCGGAGGCAGTTCAACTGGGGCTGGAATATGACCCTCATCCGCCGTTTAACAGCGGTAATCCTAGCGTCGCCGATCCCAAGCTGGTCCAGTTGCTGAACGATCGCAACTATGGCGATGTCCTGAAAGAGTTGCAAAAGGTGATCGACGCTAGCTAA
- a CDS encoding MFS transporter has translation MACAVAVANGYYIHPLIAPVGDDFGVSGTLLGLVPALNQIALAFGILLLLPLGDRINNRKLVTTFVAGQFLALLAMATAQDFRLFVAASSLLGFATITPYLLPAYVTKRVRPDRIGHVTGIMTAGITVGLLGSRAGAGVLGHYFGWRSAYWVGTALTLLLLVILPLIMEKDEKLRDDSEPQESYGALIASLWPIIKTMPDVLLAGLLQALSFGFFLALWLGIGLHITSPQMGYGVDVVGYLALLAGTNVFIAPWSGRLADRIGAEKARMLFAIAQMIGAVLLIFAGQSLWILILPILFSNFGGASMDVANRTILFGRAPEIRTRLMTIYIVIMFTGGGLSSWLGTAAYAWGGWDAIVGISLVFATLIMGFSLWGLRMRPKA, from the coding sequence ATGGCTTGCGCCGTTGCTGTGGCCAATGGCTATTATATCCATCCGCTTATTGCGCCCGTGGGTGATGATTTTGGCGTGAGCGGTACCCTGCTCGGGTTGGTACCTGCGCTGAATCAGATTGCCCTGGCTTTTGGTATATTGCTGCTCTTGCCACTCGGTGACCGCATCAACAATCGCAAGCTCGTTACCACCTTTGTCGCGGGTCAGTTTCTGGCGCTGCTTGCCATGGCCACGGCACAGGATTTCCGTCTCTTCGTTGCGGCATCCTCTCTGCTCGGTTTTGCGACCATCACGCCCTATTTGCTGCCCGCCTATGTTACCAAACGGGTGCGTCCAGATCGTATCGGACATGTTACCGGCATCATGACGGCTGGGATTACCGTCGGCCTGCTCGGCAGCCGAGCGGGAGCTGGCGTGTTGGGTCACTATTTTGGCTGGCGATCAGCCTATTGGGTGGGGACAGCGCTCACTCTTTTGCTGCTCGTTATCTTGCCACTCATCATGGAGAAAGATGAAAAGCTCCGCGATGACAGCGAGCCGCAAGAGAGCTATGGCGCGCTAATCGCTTCGCTCTGGCCGATCATCAAAACCATGCCGGACGTGCTACTTGCGGGATTGCTGCAAGCTTTATCCTTTGGCTTTTTCCTCGCTCTTTGGCTCGGCATAGGCCTGCACATCACTAGCCCACAAATGGGCTATGGCGTAGATGTTGTCGGCTATCTTGCGCTGCTCGCGGGCACCAATGTCTTCATCGCACCGTGGTCGGGACGATTGGCAGACCGGATTGGCGCTGAAAAAGCCCGTATGCTTTTTGCCATCGCCCAGATGATCGGCGCGGTCCTGCTTATATTTGCTGGTCAAAGCCTGTGGATATTGATCCTCCCGATCCTGTTCAGCAATTTCGGCGGCGCATCGATGGATGTCGCAAATCGCACAATCCTGTTCGGCCGAGCACCGGAGATCCGTACCCGATTGATGACGATCTATATCGTGATCATGTTTACCGGCGGCGGCTTGTCGAGCTGGCTGGGCACGGCCGCCTATGCCTGGGGCGGTTGGGATGCGATTGTCGGGATATCACTGGTCTTTGCGACCCTGATCATGGGCTTCTCGCTCTGGGGTTTACGGATGCGGCCTAAAGCTTGA
- a CDS encoding zinc-binding dehydrogenase — MTTNRFWQLNKRPEGDDVASALSLESEPMPELAKGQVLVKAAYLSMDAGTRMWMTERQDSYQPPLELGTKMVGLVLGHIAASRHDGFAEGDLVRGFGQWAEHAVIEPELAGLVKLDDSIGDIKQYFGVLGFNGWTALWGLQETAGVQAGHNVLISAAAGATGVLACQIATILGANVYGLAGGPDKCRWLESELGITQAIDYKNDDIAAELAKVDGGINAYFDNVGGPILDDVLPNMALYGRVALCGLLAQYKGDGRGQGPEHFDQILMKRLRIEGFFSPDFMDQGERLTAQLKTWLDQELIDTPFDVTEGIENVLAAYGKLFTGGNIGKVLVKL, encoded by the coding sequence ATGACGACAAATCGTTTCTGGCAATTGAACAAACGGCCTGAGGGTGACGATGTCGCGAGCGCATTGTCATTGGAAAGTGAACCGATGCCGGAACTGGCTAAGGGCCAAGTGCTGGTCAAGGCCGCATATCTCTCGATGGATGCAGGCACCCGCATGTGGATGACGGAACGGCAAGACAGCTATCAGCCACCGTTAGAACTGGGCACAAAAATGGTCGGTCTTGTGCTCGGGCATATTGCGGCGTCACGCCATGACGGATTTGCCGAGGGTGATCTTGTTCGCGGTTTTGGCCAGTGGGCTGAACATGCCGTGATCGAACCAGAACTGGCCGGACTGGTCAAATTGGATGACTCCATAGGCGATATCAAACAGTATTTTGGTGTGCTTGGCTTTAACGGCTGGACGGCCCTATGGGGTTTGCAGGAAACGGCTGGGGTGCAGGCCGGTCATAATGTTCTGATTTCTGCCGCCGCAGGGGCAACAGGTGTGCTGGCTTGTCAGATTGCGACAATATTGGGCGCAAATGTTTATGGTCTCGCAGGCGGGCCGGATAAATGCCGTTGGCTGGAGAGTGAGCTCGGGATCACCCAGGCAATTGACTATAAAAATGATGACATCGCTGCCGAGCTGGCAAAGGTCGATGGCGGGATTAATGCCTATTTCGACAATGTCGGCGGCCCGATATTGGACGATGTACTGCCCAATATGGCACTCTATGGTCGCGTCGCTTTATGTGGATTGCTCGCTCAATATAAAGGCGACGGGCGCGGGCAGGGTCCAGAGCATTTTGACCAGATTCTGATGAAGCGGCTGCGGATCGAAGGCTTTTTCTCACCCGATTTCATGGACCAGGGTGAACGATTGACCGCGCAGCTCAAGACGTGGCTGGATCAAGAGCTGATCGACACGCCGTTTGATGTGACGGAAGGTATTGAGAATGTGCTGGCCGCTTATGGCAAGCTTTTCACTGGCGGCAATATCGGCAAGGTATTGGTCAAGCTTTAG
- a CDS encoding MBL fold metallo-hydrolase produces MSKSKFSSRRLILGLVIGVGVLASATWLLRPEIGSRLFANAMEAAATRDVIGDLPDGMHLALCGTGSPLPDPSRAGPCSAVIIDGKLFIVDIGGGAVRRLGEMGLSPGQVEALLLTHFHSDHIDGMGELLLQRWAGGGHDEPLPVIAPEGVTPIVEGINIAYAADARYRVAHHGEDIMPPSGIGGVARPFTLPTDGAEQIVYDQDGLKIIAFAVNHEPVVPAVGYRFDYKGRSIVFSGDTTRSTTIEKVCDGCDVLVHEVLNAEMVAIVEAAMKKAGRPRIEKIMADIPDYHATPAEVAESAKAAKAKMLVFSHIVPAVPIGFLEPYYLKDVTTGFGGKMVMGKDGMLFILPANTDNIERRDLL; encoded by the coding sequence ATGAGCAAATCAAAATTTTCCAGCAGACGTTTGATCCTGGGCCTGGTGATCGGCGTCGGCGTCCTTGCCAGTGCCACATGGCTTTTGCGCCCGGAAATAGGTTCGCGGCTTTTTGCCAATGCCATGGAAGCCGCGGCTACCCGCGATGTGATTGGCGATCTGCCCGACGGTATGCATCTGGCTTTATGTGGGACCGGATCGCCACTGCCAGACCCTAGCCGCGCTGGCCCCTGTTCCGCCGTGATCATCGATGGCAAGCTTTTCATTGTAGATATAGGCGGTGGAGCGGTGCGTCGATTGGGAGAAATGGGACTCAGTCCAGGTCAGGTTGAAGCATTGCTTCTGACCCATTTTCACAGTGACCATATTGACGGGATGGGTGAACTTTTGCTGCAGCGCTGGGCGGGCGGCGGCCATGACGAGCCTTTGCCGGTTATTGCTCCTGAAGGCGTAACGCCGATCGTCGAAGGGATAAACATCGCTTATGCTGCCGATGCCCGCTACCGCGTGGCGCATCATGGCGAAGATATCATGCCACCATCCGGAATCGGAGGGGTTGCGCGGCCCTTTACTCTACCGACGGACGGGGCCGAGCAGATTGTCTATGATCAGGATGGCCTGAAAATCATAGCTTTCGCGGTCAATCATGAACCGGTGGTGCCGGCTGTCGGCTATCGCTTTGACTATAAAGGCCGGTCCATCGTGTTCAGCGGCGATACCACCCGAAGCACGACGATTGAAAAAGTCTGCGATGGCTGTGATGTATTGGTGCATGAAGTGCTGAACGCCGAGATGGTTGCGATTGTCGAGGCGGCGATGAAGAAAGCGGGACGACCAAGGATTGAAAAGATCATGGCTGATATTCCCGATTATCATGCCACACCAGCCGAGGTCGCGGAATCAGCGAAGGCTGCCAAAGCCAAGATGCTGGTCTTCTCCCATATCGTTCCAGCGGTGCCGATAGGTTTTCTGGAGCCCTATTATCTGAAAGATGTGACCACTGGCTTCGGCGGGAAAATGGTGATGGGCAAGGATGGTATGCTGTTCATTCTCCCTGCCAATACAGATAATATCGAGCGCCGGGATTTGCTCTAG
- a CDS encoding L-serine ammonia-lyase, with protein sequence MVASTFELFKIGVGPSSSHTMGPMSAAANFVARLADQSLLGQVTRVETKLFGSLALTGKGHATDRAILLGLSGQVPDNIEPDAADALVDQIRSRARISLDGKQDIGFDEEVDVIFDQRKRLDFHSNAMRFTVFKDGEELASRVYYSVGGGAILDEDQIGANDPENGLWDVPHPFCSGADLLDIAKTKGLCIADIMRNNERAAKSDEEISAGIREIADAMSQCIDRGIRSEGILPGGLKVKRRAPLIHARLMERQERALSDPLTVLDWVNLWALAVNEENAAGGKVVTAPTNGAAGIVPSVLRFYERFSPKADVEGIEKFLLTAAAIGSLFKENASISGAEVGCQGEVGVACSMAAAGLTAAWGGTPLQVENAAEIGMEHNLGLTCDPVAGLVQVPCIERNAVGAVKAIEAARLAIMGDGTHRVSLDEVIETMRKTGLDMSERYKETSQGGLAVNLVEC encoded by the coding sequence ATGGTTGCTAGCACATTTGAGCTGTTCAAAATTGGTGTCGGACCGTCCAGTTCTCACACTATGGGACCGATGTCAGCGGCGGCCAATTTTGTGGCGCGGCTGGCCGATCAGTCGCTGCTCGGTCAAGTCACGCGTGTTGAAACGAAATTGTTCGGTTCACTTGCCCTAACCGGTAAAGGCCACGCGACTGACCGTGCGATCTTGTTGGGCCTGTCCGGACAGGTGCCGGATAATATCGAACCGGATGCCGCCGATGCTCTGGTCGACCAGATCAGATCGCGGGCGCGGATCAGCCTTGATGGCAAGCAGGATATCGGCTTTGATGAAGAGGTTGATGTAATTTTTGATCAACGTAAGCGCCTGGATTTTCACTCTAACGCAATGCGCTTCACGGTCTTCAAGGATGGGGAGGAACTGGCGAGCCGTGTCTATTATTCGGTCGGTGGTGGCGCGATATTGGATGAGGATCAGATTGGAGCGAATGATCCCGAAAACGGTCTGTGGGACGTGCCGCATCCTTTCTGTTCAGGCGCCGATCTCCTCGATATCGCCAAGACCAAAGGCCTGTGCATCGCGGACATCATGCGCAACAACGAACGCGCCGCCAAATCCGACGAAGAGATCAGCGCGGGCATCCGGGAGATTGCCGATGCGATGTCACAATGTATTGATCGCGGCATCCGGTCCGAAGGGATCTTGCCCGGAGGCCTGAAAGTGAAACGCCGGGCGCCCCTGATCCATGCTCGCTTGATGGAGCGGCAAGAACGGGCGCTGTCTGATCCGCTGACCGTCCTCGACTGGGTGAATCTTTGGGCTCTGGCCGTGAATGAGGAAAATGCCGCTGGCGGCAAAGTGGTTACCGCACCGACCAATGGGGCAGCAGGTATCGTGCCGTCTGTGCTCCGTTTTTACGAGCGCTTTTCCCCGAAGGCAGATGTTGAAGGTATCGAAAAGTTTCTGCTGACCGCCGCAGCCATCGGGTCGTTGTTCAAGGAAAATGCGTCCATTTCAGGGGCTGAAGTGGGTTGTCAGGGCGAGGTTGGCGTCGCCTGTTCGATGGCAGCGGCTGGCCTGACAGCGGCATGGGGTGGCACGCCCTTACAGGTCGAGAATGCGGCCGAGATCGGTATGGAGCATAATCTCGGACTGACGTGCGATCCGGTCGCTGGGTTGGTGCAAGTGCCGTGTATCGAACGCAATGCTGTCGGCGCTGTCAAAGCGATCGAAGCGGCCCGCCTTGCGATCATGGGCGACGGTACGCACCGGGTGAGCCTGGACGAAGTGATCGAAACAATGCGCAAAACCGGTTTGGATATGAGCGAGCGTTACAAGGAAACATCGCAGGGCGGTCTCGCAGTCAATCTGGTGGAATGTTAA
- a CDS encoding DUF885 family protein, with protein MTKFFTLLLASTTLAGCAATAQSVQTQSSAPPAPVVADAMETETDRLNIWFDNKFEEQLAFSPIRQTLLGRRTAYDQIDDYSVEAADRQLTWMRNATAEMKRDFDYDKLSPDAKISWDMWLFRLEQFEAGVPFRQNGYVLHQFNGQQSFFPTFLINQHRVASESDMVAFIERLKGSARALDQLLARAQANAGSGTRPPRFAYEGVIEQSEKITTGAPFDTGSPSALWEATEGKLAALVKAGTITQDRSDELKEQARAALTGSLKPAYQRIIAWFKQDLPNTKEAPFGVSELPNGEAFYDYRLANQTTTDLTAEAIHNIGLSEVARIRSEMEAIKDKVKFDGDLQAFFTFLREDDQFYFSEDDKGAQDYIDTAEKHLAFIKTRLPDFFGTLPKADLVVKRVEPFREQDGAAQHYRPGTPDGTRPGTYYAHLSDMRAMPIHSLEVIAYHEGNPGHHMQSSIAQELTGIPKFRAQGGYIPAFGEGWALYSELLSKEMGAYEDPYSDFGRLTTEIWRAIRLVVDTGLHTKGWSEEKVVEYFLANSPIPETAVRSEVRRYLVMPAQATSYKIGMLKIQELRAKAKKELGDDFDIRGFHDTVLGGGSVPLSILETMVDQWIAATKKS; from the coding sequence ATGACCAAGTTTTTCACGCTCCTATTGGCTTCCACAACATTGGCGGGTTGCGCGGCGACAGCGCAGTCAGTGCAAACCCAATCGTCAGCTCCGCCAGCTCCGGTGGTTGCAGATGCGATGGAAACCGAGACGGACCGTCTCAACATCTGGTTTGACAATAAGTTCGAAGAGCAGCTGGCTTTCAGTCCAATCCGTCAGACCCTGTTGGGCCGCCGGACGGCTTATGACCAGATTGACGATTACTCCGTCGAAGCTGCAGACCGTCAGTTGACGTGGATGCGAAATGCCACGGCAGAGATGAAGCGAGACTTTGATTATGACAAGTTATCGCCGGATGCGAAAATATCGTGGGACATGTGGCTTTTCCGGCTAGAGCAGTTTGAAGCGGGCGTGCCGTTTCGCCAAAATGGCTATGTGCTGCACCAATTTAATGGCCAGCAAAGTTTCTTTCCCACCTTTTTGATCAACCAGCATCGCGTCGCAAGCGAGTCTGACATGGTTGCTTTCATTGAGCGCCTCAAAGGCAGTGCGCGAGCACTCGACCAGTTGCTTGCACGAGCACAAGCCAATGCCGGGTCTGGCACTCGGCCGCCCCGTTTTGCTTATGAAGGGGTGATCGAGCAGTCCGAGAAAATCACAACCGGTGCGCCATTTGATACCGGCAGCCCGTCAGCTCTATGGGAGGCAACTGAGGGCAAATTGGCCGCGCTGGTGAAAGCGGGCACGATTACGCAGGACCGGTCGGATGAGCTGAAAGAGCAAGCGCGCGCGGCGCTGACAGGATCGTTGAAGCCGGCCTATCAGCGGATCATTGCCTGGTTCAAGCAGGATTTGCCCAACACAAAAGAAGCGCCTTTTGGTGTTTCCGAACTGCCCAATGGCGAAGCTTTCTATGATTACCGCCTCGCCAATCAGACGACGACCGATCTGACGGCGGAGGCGATTCACAATATTGGCCTTTCGGAAGTCGCGCGTATTCGCAGCGAGATGGAAGCGATCAAGGACAAGGTGAAGTTTGATGGCGACCTGCAAGCCTTCTTCACCTTCCTGCGCGAAGATGACCAATTCTATTTCTCCGAAGATGACAAGGGCGCGCAGGACTATATTGATACCGCCGAAAAGCATTTGGCGTTCATCAAAACACGCTTGCCCGACTTTTTCGGAACCCTGCCGAAAGCCGATTTGGTGGTGAAGCGGGTGGAGCCTTTCCGCGAACAAGACGGCGCGGCCCAGCATTACCGGCCGGGCACACCGGACGGGACACGCCCCGGAACCTATTATGCGCATCTGTCTGACATGCGTGCGATGCCGATCCACAGCCTGGAGGTGATCGCCTATCATGAAGGCAATCCCGGCCACCATATGCAAAGCTCGATTGCGCAGGAACTCACGGGCATTCCGAAATTCCGCGCGCAGGGCGGCTATATTCCGGCCTTTGGCGAAGGATGGGCGCTCTATTCCGAGCTATTGTCGAAAGAAATGGGTGCTTATGAAGACCCCTATTCCGATTTTGGCCGACTGACGACGGAAATCTGGCGCGCGATCCGACTTGTGGTCGATACCGGCCTGCATACCAAGGGTTGGAGCGAGGAAAAAGTGGTCGAATATTTCCTCGCCAATTCGCCGATTCCGGAAACAGCGGTGCGTAGCGAAGTCCGCCGTTATCTGGTGATGCCAGCGCAAGCCACGAGCTATAAGATCGGGATGCTGAAAATTCAGGAACTGCGCGCCAAGGCGAAAAAAGAGCTTGGCGATGATTTCGACATCAGAGGTTTCCATGACACAGTGCTCGGCGGTGGTTCGGTGCCTTTGAGCATATTGGAGACGATGGTTGACCAATGGATAGCTGCGACGAAAAAGTCTTAA